A segment of the uncultured Desulfobulbus sp. genome:
ATCTTCGGGGTACCTCAAGAAGATCAACTTCAGTTCTTTGGCAATGCGACCTATGAAAAGGCCTTTCACGAGGCCGTTGCCCGACTCGAAGCCATCGGGGGAAGCAAGCGGGTGATTGACCTGCAACCCTTCCTTGATGCTGCCAAGCTTCTCTACGAAGGCCCCTGGGTGGCAGAGCGAACCGCAGCAGTGGGGGGCTTTCTTGCCGATCATCCAGAGGCAGGCTACCCGGTCACGAGGAGAATCATTTGCGAGAGTAACACCTTCAGCGCGGTGGACTGCTTTCAGGCCCAGTACAGGTTGCAGGCTTTCAAGGCGACCACTGATAGAATCTTAAGTCAGCTCGATTGCTTGGTCCTGCCTACAGCCGGAACCTGTTATACCCTCAAAGAGGTGGAGGAAAATCCCATTACGCTCAACTCGAACCTGGGGACCTACACCAACTTTATGAATCTGCTGGATTACTGCGGTATTGCCGTCCCCACGGCCCTGACAGCGTCTGTACCCTTTGGAGTGACCCTGGTCGGAGAAGCTTTCAGTGAAGAGCGACTATTGGCACTAGCTGCGAGACTCCATGAGGCCTCCAATCTCCCCATGGGAACAGGACAGAGCTTGCCACCCAAGTATAGTCCAGTGGAAGTAAGCGACCGAACCCTGCTCATGGTCTGCGGCGCTCATCTTCAAGGCTTACCTCTCCATTATCAGCTGGAAGAGCTGGATGCCTACTTGGTTGAGCAAACCACCACTGCCCCGAGATACCGCATGTTTGCCCTGGAAACCCAGCCCCCCAAACCCGGTCTTGTTCGTGATGCTGCACAGGGGGCTGCCCTTGAGGTGGAAGTCTACTCTATCCCCTTGAACAACCTTGGCCCCTTTATCACTCAAATTCCGCATCCGCTGGGAATAGGGAAGGTGGAGTTGAAGAATGGCTCCTGGGCAACCGGCTTTATTGCCGAACCTGTGGTGATGAAAGAGGGGAAAGAGGTTACCGGGCTTGGGGGGTGGCGTAGGTATCTGGCAACCAGAGCTGAATGATCTCAACACCAGCGCACTGGCTGAAGTTGGGGGTACGCATAAAAAAAGGCAGAGCCCTGCAGCTCTGCCTTGGTGAGTCCGGAAAATCGGAATCCTTAACGATGCAAGTCCTGTTTATCGGTCGATCACGATTTCTGGCTTCTTTTTCTGTTGGCTGCCGCCAGTCCGATGATACCGCTGCCAAAAAGCAGCATGGTGGCAGGCTCAGGCACTGGTGAAAAACCGCCTTTCTCTACAACCCAGTAGCATAACCGGCTTGAACCCAAGTCGTTCCAGGTTGTGGTATTTGTCCAACGGTTAAGTTCAAGGAAATCCTCGTTCCCCGAGTTGTTCGGTTCGTGAGTTGCTGCGTTCCAGTTATCATAGGTAAATGCTTCACTAGTCACCCACTCCCAGGTGCCCTCAGTGGTCTTGTCGGTAGCTCCTGCCCAGGCCTGGCCATACTGAGAAAGCAGGGTGAAAATAAAGTTGTTTTCTTCTGCTGAGGTAATGGTCGCGAGGTACCAGGCATCGTCACCGGTAAGTCCCTTGTCTGTGTTGTACCCTTTTACCCAGGTGTTGGCTTCCTCCCAGGTTTTGCCACTCGTTCCAACGCCAGAGCCAATTGCATAGGTGTGACCATTTGTTGTCCACAGGGTTTCGGCTTCAATATGGCAGGCTGAAGCGATGGAACTGTTTGCGACCAGAAAGGCGCTTGTGGCGATGGCAGCTAATACGATTTTTTTCATCTTTTCTCCTTATAGCGACACAAAAGAACTTCGAAACATAATCAATGCGTTCTTTTATGCATATTTTACGCCATAGAGTAAAGATCTTTTTAAGTGATGAAAAAACAGAGGGTTGAGAGGTGAGATTTGCACGAGTTAGGTCGATGCGGTTTGTTTTGCTGCGACCAAAAGGATGATTTCCGGAAATGAGTATGTTGGTTTAAGTCTCGTCCGACAAAGCGGAATTTTGTGTCTGGTAAACGTGTTACTGGCTTCCGGCATGGTTTTCGCCACCGCTGCACCCAAGGTTCCTCTTAACCCGATGATGAGTATCGCAATCTGTGTCCCCTGATGTTGGGCAACGAGTCCGAACCGATTTTTGAAGATATATGAAGGGGGGGTGATTCCATCTGTGTCTCACCTTGTGTACCACTTGTTGATTCCATGATATTAGGGCGTGCTCTGAAATGGAATATTCAAACAAAAAAAGCGCTTACCGATTGCTCAGTAAGCGCTTGAATATACAGTGGCTGGGGGACAGGGATTCGAACCCCGATAAGCGGAGTCAGAGTCCGCTGTCTTGCCATTAGACCATCCCCCAGCAGGCAAATTTGCTGCGCGGCAAAATATCTGAAATGGCTTTAATTGTCAATAAAAAATATACGTTTTGTTCGGCTAAAATGTGGGGTGCGAAAGGTGCTCATCGCTCTTGTTCAGTAACTCAGTGAGTTAGCTGATAATGGAGGCTGTCTCTATTTTTAGATAGAATCTGTAGCCCTGAATCCATGAGTCGTAGGGTGGGCACGTTGTTTGTGCCCACCGACTATCGAGCGGTACCATTTTGCGGTGGGCAGAAAAAAAGTTCTGTCCACCCTTGTATCAATGATGGTCTTCAAATCAGGAGATGACCAGTCCTGCATAGCCCACTACCTGGCTGGTGTCGCCGCTGGCTTCGCCGGAATCGGTATAGCGGACAAGCTCCGCCTTGGTTGCTCCGAGTTCCTGGGCGGCCAGCAGGGCAATGGTGGTGGGCATGATCCCGCACATGGAAATGTGCTGGCCGACGACTGTGCTGTAGAGCCCTTGCGCATCCATGGCCAGAATGCGCTCCAGGGCCAGGTGATCCTTACGGCTGGCATTTTCTCGCGATTCGTAATGGCTCATGTCTGTGGAGGCAAGTATAAGCACCGGCCTGCGCAGACAGCCGATGGCAAGCGCCAGCTCACGCGCGACTTGTTGACACGCTTCAAAAGAAAGGGCTGAGATAACGATGGGCACGATTTTAAGTGCAGGTTGCAGCGCCTGAAGAAAGGGGACTTGGACCTCCAGTGAATGCTCGTAGATGTGCGCTGCCTCATCGGCTTGAATACGCGGTGAGCTGTGCAGAATTGCTTCTGCCAGCTGTTGATCGATGGGAACAATGCCCATGGGCATCTGCCAGTCCTCGGTCCCGAGGGCCAGTGCAGCTCCCCGCCCATGGTGGTTGGGCCCCATAATCAGGACTGTTTCGGGGACTTCGACGCGGGCGATTGTCGCTCCGGCGGTGGCACCGGAGTATATATAACCTGCATGGGGCATGACCACCGCTAGTGCCGTTTGTTTTTCGCTCACAGCAATAAGGGGCGTCAGTTTGGCAATGTTACGACGGAGCGGATTGGGATCGCCAGGATAAAATCGGTCGGCAACGGCAGGCATTCTGGTCATGATGGCCTCCTCTGCAGTGCGGGCTGATACTTGTTGGGGGTCCTTCGTCACCACTAACCTACGGCGCTTTCTAGGAGGTAGGTTGGCGGTGAGGCACGAACCCCAACAGAAACAGGGCTATTTTTTTACTTCCCAGGTGGTTCCTTCAGGCCCATCTTTGAGAACAATCTTATGTTCCAGCAACTGGTCACGTACCTCATCCGAGGTCGCCCAGTCCTTGTCGGCGCGGGCCTGGTTACGTTTAGCAATGAGCGCGTTGATTTCCTCTTCGCCAATGGTAATTTCGGCCAAGACCTTAGCCTTGGTGACCGCGACTACCTCGGCTGGATTATGCTGGGCCAGCCCCACTACCTCGGCCAATTCCCGAAAAGTTGCAGCTGTCTTCTTGAGTAACTCGACATCCGCAGCCGCTGGCTGTTCCGGAAGGACCCGCAATACCTTGTTCATCCCTTTGATTGCTTCAAACAAATGACCCAGTGCCTGGGCGGTATTGAAGTCGTTATCCATGGCCTTGTAGAAACGATCGCGCAGGGATTCAAGACTTTTTGCATCCTTGCTACTGGCAACGGGATCACCATCACCTGTTGCTCCCAGCTCATCCACCTTGGCCAAACATTCATAGATGCGGGCCAAACCGGTTTCCGCATCCTGGAGTGCTGCCTCGGTGAAGTCGAGCGGGTTGCGGTACTGGGTGGAGAAGATGAACAAACGCAGGACCTCGGGCTCGTATTGCTTGAGCACGTCACGAATAGTGAGAAAGTTGCCCAGGGATTTGGACATTTTTTCGTCTTTGATGGTCACAAAGCCATGGTGCATCCAGAGGTTGGCAAAGTGCTTGCCTGAGGCTGCGCAGCTCTGGGCGATCTCGTTCTCATGGTGGGGGAAGACCAGGTCCTTGCCACCGCCATGGATATCAAAGGTGTCACCCAGGTACTTGCGGCTCATGGCAGAACACTCGATGTGCCAGCCCGGACGACCATCACCCCAGGGGCTCAGCCATTTGGGCTCACCGGGTTTGGCCCCTTTCCAGAGGACAAAATCCATAGGGTGCTCTTTGCGATCGTTTACTTCCACTCGCGCCCCCGCCTGCATATCTTCCAGGCCGCGTCCGGAGAGCTGTCCGTACCCTTCAAACTTGTTGACCCGAAAGTAGACGTCTCCGTCCACCGGATAAGCAATACCCTTGTCGACCAGTTCTTTAACCAGATCGATCATTTCCTGAATATGTTCGGTTGCTTTGGGCTCAAGATCAGGGCGGAGGGTGCCCAGTGCATCCATATCGGTGTAAAATTCATTAATAAAACGCAGGGCCAGGGCGCTGCTCTCAATCCCCTGTTCGTTGGCCCGCTTGATGATCTTGTCATCAATATCGGTAAAGTTGCGGACAAAGGTCACCTTGTAACCACGGTGGCGCAGATAGCGAACCACCATATCAAAGACCAGTGCAGAACGTGCGTGCCCTATATGACAGTAATCGTAGGAGGTAATTCCGCAGACATAGAGTTTAACATGGCCCTCTTCGATGGGGCGCAGCGGTTCCTTCTTACGGCTTAATGTATTGTAAATTTTTATCGACATCTGTTTTTCCAAGTGGGTTGATACAACCTGTTAGGCTTCTTGAGTGAAAACCTGAATCCGAGCGTATGCAGTGTTGAGCGATCACCCGCCGCCACAGATTCAGTGAAAAGACAATGTACTACAACTCTGGCAGAACTCAAACCTTATTGCGCATCTCTGTGGTACTGTCTCGAAACCATAGGGAGGAGCATGAGGCCTGGCAAGGCCGCTAAGGTGCAACCAATAAAAAAGAGGGGCCAGCCGGTGTGTTCGGCTATCCAGCCGGCAGGGGCGGCGATGATGACTCGTGGAACTCCCATGCAACTGGAGAGCAATGCATATTGGGTGGCGGTAAACCGTTTATTGGTCAGTGAGGCCATGTAAGCAACATAGGCACTGGTGCCCATCCCGCTGGTGAGCTGCTCGAGGATGATAGCCACAGCCAGTGCCGTGAGGGAATTGCCGATCAGGGCAAGTCCGGTGAAACTGAGGATGGCCACCGCCTGGAGGATGCCAAAGATCCAGAGGCTACGAATGATACCGATACGCAAAAGGATCATCCCTCCCAGAAGGCCGCCGGCAATGGCCGACCAAAATCCAAAAAGCTTGGCCAAGGCACCGATTTCGGTCTTGCTGAACCCGAGATCCAGGTAAAAAGGTGTGGTCAGCGTGGAGGCCATCTGGTCTCCCAGCTTGTAGAGCAGGATAAAGAGCAGCAGCATCAAGGCACGATCCCGCTTGAAGTAATCAACGAATGGCTCAACCACAGCCTCGGTAAAGGTTTGAGGCGATCCCCGGGTAAGCTCTGGTTCGCGGCAAAAAAGGGTGGTCAGTACACCTACCAGAAGAAATCCGGCCATGAGCAGGTATACCTGAGAAAAGGCCATCAGGTCTGCCAGGATGAGTCCACCGCTGCCCGCCAGCAGCATACCCACCCGGTAGCCGTTCACATAAAACGAGCTGCCAAGTCCCAGTTGGTTATCGCTTAAATCTTCACGGCGATAGGCATCAACAACAATATCCTGAGAGGCAGAGAAAAAGGTGACGAAAAAGGCCGCCAGGGCCACCAGCCAGGGAGATTGGCCCGGATCAGTCAGGCCGAGGCCGATCAGGGCAACAATAAGGATGAGTTGCAGGGTAAGCATCCAGCCGCGCCTGCGTCCAAACAAGGGTAGGGTGAAGCGATCAAAGATGGGAGCCCAGAGGAATTTTAGGGTATAGGGCAGCCCCACCAGGGAATACAAACCGATCACAGAGAGATCGACCTGGGCATCTTTCATCCAGGCCTGTAGGACTGTGGATGTGAGCAGGAGCGGGACACCGCAGGAAAAGCCCATCAAAAAGGAGACGAGCATGCGGGGAGAAAAAAACTGGCGCCAGAGAGTTGAGTTCATGTTGTTAAAATTGTTTACCATTAATGCTTTGCTTAAAAAAAACAGATCTCTCCCTCTGGTCGAGATGACATCGAGGAAGTTCAGTACGACCTCGCTCTGACCGCAACATTGATGTAATCCCGAACACATGTGAGGGATCTTACTGTTCTCAACGGCAGTTCAGATTCGGTTTTCGGTTCCTGCTTACGTTCACCGATCCAGCGGTTTAAACGGTTGGTAGAGCGGGTCGCCTATCAAAACCATCTGCCAGGAGAGGAAGGGCAGGGTGATGAGATAGGTTTCGCCAAGACTGAGGTAGCCTTCTCTGAGTTTAGAGAAAAACAGGTCCGGCAGCGGGAAGGCCTGGACATAGGGTTCATACACCGGGCCAAGGGTGGCGGTAATGCCGCGTTCCAGCATGCGTTTACACCAGACCTGGGAATTTTCCCGTCTGAGGGTGGCACACTCGTTACTTGCGATATGATAGCCAATGGCTCCTCGTGTCCAGGTGAAGGCGTCGATGTAGTGTCCCAGGCTGTACCAGCCGCAGTAGAGGGCAGCCTTGGGGCAGGTGCCCGGTTGAAACAATGCTGGATTTTGATCAAGGGTGACCGTCATCTGGCCAGCTTCACTAATTTTTTCTGCGGCTTTGTGCAGTGACGCATCGTACAAAGCGTACCCCTGTAATTTCTTTTCAGGAGGGAGGGGCCAACGGGCATCGAAATAGGCGTTACCTCGTAAGCCTTTTTTCTCGGTGGCGAGGGCATCGTCGATAATTCTTCGCACAATTTTGGGGTTCGGTCCGTCCAGGCGGCTGACGATGAGAACCTGATCTTTTGTAAGCAATGTTTTCTGTTGCTGAAACCCTAAAAAATAAGGATTTGGTAGCCAACCATCCAAGGGATATTTTTCAGTCAATACCAGAGCAAGTTCAGAGTCCACAGAGGCTCTGCTATCCATTTCTCGGGGTTGTTTTGCCTTTGGGGTATTATACGGTGGCAGCTGTGGTTTTATCGCCAAAGGTACTCCGTACATGGTGACCAAACATCGAATACGATGTTCCGGATCACGCTTGGCAAGCGCCTCTCGCACCGGTTTGAGAATACTTTGGGTGAACTCCTGGCGTGAGCAACGCTCCTCCCAGGTTGCGGCGATTTTGATGAGGTTTTTCTGATCAATACCTCGTTTGCGCATATAATACTGAGCCAGTGCCAGGCTGTTGCTGGCTCGGGCATTGGCTATGACCATCACTTCGTTGGGAGCAAGGGCAAACGTAGGAGCGGCCAGGCAGGAGAAGAAAAGAATGGAAAAAAGAAAGATTCTTAGAAATTGACTGGCAGGCTTGGGCATAGAAGGGTACCTTGAGATTTGAATTTGCTTCATCTTTTGCAGCATAGAGGAAAGACTACGTGATTGACAAGAACAATGAGGCCGACATCACTGACTTTCGTGGTCGGTTGCTGGACTGGTTTGAAGCCAACCAACGCCCCTTGCCCTGGCGCAGTACATACGAACCTTATCATGTCTGGATCTCTGAGATTATGGGGCAGCAGACCCAGATGGACAGAGTGGTGCAGTATTTTAACCGCTGGATCGCACAGTTCCCCGATGTGGCCACGGTTGCCCATGCCCCAGAGCAGGCGATCCTCAAAGCCTGGGAAGGGTTGGGCTACTACAGCAGAGCTCGAAACATTCAGCGCGCAGCTCAGCAGATGCTGGATCAGTATGAAGGTGCAATCCCCTCGGAGCATAAGGCGCTTCTGGAGCTCCCCGGAATCGGCCCCTATACCGCGGCGGCCATTCTCTCCATCGCGTTTAATCTGCCTTTTCCCTTAAAAGATGCCAATGTGGAGCGGGTTTTTGCTCGCCTGGCTGACATTGAGAGCCCTGTCAAACAAAGCGCGACCCAAAAGCGAATTGGCACCATGGCAGAGGCGCTGCTCGATCCTGAGTCGCCACGACTCTACAATCAGGCGCTTATGGAGCTGGGGGCCTTGATCTGTACCCCGAAAAAGCCAGCCTGTGAGCTCTGCCCGGTACACATGCACTGTCAGGCGCTGAAAAAAGATACGGTTGAGTTTCGCCCTCTGCCCAGTGATAAACAAAAAAAGATCGAAATCGTCATGGCCTGCACCATCCTTCATGTTAATGGGGAGATTTTTGTCCAGCAGCGCATGGCCGATGATATCTGGGGCGGATTATGGGAGTTTCCCGGAGGGCGTCTTGAAGAAGGGGAGCAACCTCAGGAGGCCGCGCAGCGGGAATTAGCCGAGGAGACCGGTTATCAGGTGAGCAAACTGGAATTTTTTAAGACCGTGGTTCATCATTACACCCGCTACCGGGTAACCCTGCACGGATTTCTTGCCCAGCTTGACGCGCCACCTGCAAAACCAATCCTCAGCGCAGCCCAGGATTACGCCTGGGTCTCACCCACCGGACTTGCAGCGTACCCCTATCCCGCAGGACATCGCATGTTGGTTGCTGCCCTGGAGGAGATGGATTTTCCGGAAATTAGGTAGGATTACCTAGTGTAAATTTATTGAAACAATAAACTGTTGCGCTTTTTCATGATATAGATTTACGTATTCTCGGAAATCAAATTGTAATCTCATACCAAGAGTGGTAGGTTACTCAATGTCTACCATTCTTTCCTTTACCGACTCCTTTAACTCATACAATTTCTGTGTCAGATAACGCGCTCAACATATCGAATATGCAAGAAGAGGTGGATCGTCTCAGCACCAACTGGCGAACCTTGCTCGACGCCATGCCCGAAATGGTGTTTCTTCTTCGTGACGATGGCGGTATTGAATACATGAACCGCAGTGCCAAAAATTGCTTCGGTCACCCCTGCGGAAAAAAAGTCGCGGCCAGCCTGGCGGGAATAGGGCAATCCTGCCGCGATAAACTCACCGGCGCTAAAAAGCAGCAGAAGCATTCGAAAGTTGTCGAGACCATGGTCGATACCACCCCGGTGGAGTATTCATCGGTTCCTTTTGTGGGCTATACTGGTGAACGGCTGATTATGCTGGTGATGCGTGATATTACCGAGCGCAAAGATTTCGAGCAGGAGCTACTCCAGTTCAACACCAGTATCGAGACCATTCTCGAGTCGAAAATAGATGAGTTACAGGCCAGTGAGGAGATGCGCACCAAGCTGATGCGTCAGGTCAATAGTTTGAAAAGTCAGCTTGGCCACCACCACCATGCCGATAAAATGGTGGGCCGCAGCCGAAAGATGCGCGAACTTCGCGAGATGATTCATCAGGTCTCTAGCTCTGATGCCACCATCCTGATCACCGGCGAATCTGGTACCGGTAAAGAGCTGGTCGCCAACTTGGTCAAAGCCACCAGCGGGCGTGAAGACAAGCCCTTTTTAAAAATTAACTGCAACGCCATTAACGATTCCCTGCTTGAAGCGGATCTTTTTGGGTATGAGAAAGGTGCGTTTACCGGGGCCACCGGCCGCAAAGTGGGAAAATTCGAGGTTGTCGACGGAGGCACCATCTTTCTTGATGAGATCGGTGATATCAGTGCCCGGATGCAGGTGGCCATGTTGCGGGTGCTCCAAAACGGAGAAATTATCCGTGTGGGTGGTACCGAGCCGGTCAAGGTGGATGTGCGGGTTATCGCTGCAACCAATGTCGATCTGACCCAGGCGGTTAAAGAGAAAAAATTTCGTCTGGATCTCTACTACCGGCTCAATATTATCAATATCGATATTCCGCCATTGAGGGATCGCAAGGAAGACGTGGTCGAACTGGTTTCTCACTTCGTCAACCACTATCGGGAAGCGTTCAAAAAAGAGATCGATTTTGTGCCCAAATCCATCATTAACCGCTTACTCGAACACGATTGGCCGGGTAATGTGCGTGAGCTCGAAAACCTGATCCAACGTGCGGTGCTCATGGCCAAGGGCAAGATGATTACAGAGAGCGATCTCCTCTTTGATCAGGATCCGCGGATCGAGCAGCAGGGTGGAGAACTTGTCGAGATTGATGATAAACTTGGACTTGTCCCCTTAAAGTCGATCCTGGGAGATTTTGAAGCCACCATCATTCGCCGCGCTCTCTCCAAATACAGCGGTAACGTGGCCACAACAGCCGGACATCTCAATATTGGCAAGACCGCGCTCTACGACAAGATGAAGCAGCACGGTATCTCTGCCAAAAGTATCAAGAAGAAGAAAACAGCCTGAGGGGAATCTTTCCTCAAAAAGGCATTCCCTGGTTGTTCGAACCGCAACAGTCTTCCCCCAGCAAGACATCCTACAACCAGTCTCGGTCATCCCGAAGGAATGAGAGGGATCTCCACCCCAGTACTTGAAGGCTGCTGTAAACAAGGCCGGCGTCCGGAGATCAGGGGGAAGCCAGAAATGTCTTCCTTTTAAAACAGTAAAAATTCCTTCAAGCTTCCCCGCATGCAATGATTGGAAGCCATAGATGCCGAGTAGGCACCGGCATTGATCAGCGCCATGTACGTGTGCCCGTGCAAGTCTGGAAGCAATGCGTTGGCATACCAGATATCAAGCGCTTCATTGATATTACCGACCAATGTTTTGTCCGTGCAAGGTTCCCCGTTGTAGCGCAGCGGCACCGGTTGAAAAGGCAGCGCATAATAAGCTGGTTCCGGAGCAATGTTAAATCCGGCATCCACCCCGACAAAGGTGGTTGCCGCTTTAACTTCTTCAAAGGTTTTCTCTAAAAGAAGTATCCCCGCATCCTTAACGATGTAATCTCCCGGTTCAATTCTCAGGTGCAGGTCTGTTGCTCCAAACTGTCGTTTGAGGATAGCCGTCCACTGCTCCAGATCAAGGGGCGCCTCACCTGGTAGGTGCGGTACTCCTAATCCCCCGCCAATATTTACATATTTGATGGTGGCCGCTTTTTCGATAAAACAGAAACAGTGCGTTATGATCTGTTCAAGTTGCTGTAATTGCGTGGTGAGATAACCACAGCCGGTATGAAAGTGGATGGTGTCGACCTCCAGATCATAGCGAGCTGCAATCGCCAGTGCCTCTGCAAACTGCTGCCAGTAGATGCCAAATTTGGTGGTTTGCGCACCAGCATAGTGCAGTTTGTCGTTATCGGCGCGGCCAATGCCCATTCCCGGATTTACCCGTAAGCCAATGCGTGTATGGGGTTTTCTTTGACCCCATTGATGGATCGCATGGAGGGAATCGCAATTCATACAGAGTCCGTCATAGCGGGCGATGCTATCCAGATCCCGCGATGACAGACTCGAAGCGGTAAAGGATATCTCCTCGGGCGTAAAGCCGCAGCTTACAGCTAACTCGATTTCTGCCGGCGAGCAGGCATCAATACCACAAAGTCCGTTTTGTTTGAGCATGGTCAACAAAGGGGCAAAGCGGTTGGCCTTCATCGCGTAGTAGAGCGAGAACCGATCGGCAAAACCAGCCTGGTTCAGGCTGCGGTGAAGCCGAAGAAGATTCTTGTGTACACGAGGAGCTGAGTAGATAAAGGCGGGCGTGCCGCATTGAGCGGCAAGCTCTTGTACACCCTTGTCTGCAAAATAGAGATGTCCCTGCCGGTAGCAGAGATCTTCTCTCTGCCACCAGCCGTAGTATTGCTGTTGATTCATTGCAGGATGGTCCCGCTTTGCTCAACCAGCTCTGCCTCTGCCAATGCTGCCGGATGCAGTTCCTTGCGGCCGGTAATCCAGCCTCGGCAGTTGGAGGCACCGCAGGAGCAGGGGAATTGTTTAAAGAGGACGTCTTCTGTTTCTGCGTAATCCATGTAGAGGTAACTGTTTGCGGGGATATCCGCCAGGGCAGTTACGGTGAGCTTGTCCATATCAAGCGAGATGTTGGGCGCGCAGGAATGCAGAAAATATCCGCTGAAATATGGGTCGAAGAGGTGGCTTTCAGGGGTGATTTGCAGGGTGTGTTGACGAATTTCTGGCACGACATGACCAGCCATGCGGGCGATGATCTCTCCCTTTTTAAAGGAGCGGTAGGTGATCACGCCTTGGCCAACGAGTTGACTGATATAGACAACAGCAAAGTCGGAATGTTTCGGAAACAGAGGATCTCTGCCGAATTGATCGGGATACAGCATGGGCATACTCTCCATAGAGTACTGTCATGCCAGCGCAGTGACCATGCATGCGTGCCCCATGAGAGAAGAGGGGAGCACTCGTATGCACACAGGTGCTCTAGCGCAGGTATGACAACATTCAAGAAACAAAACCTGTCAACCGTAGAGCGGACAGGCAACAAAACCAAAAATGAATGCGCTCGTGCATTGATGCAAGTGAGCAGACATCCAACAACGAAAAATAAGAACAACGCTCCAGTGAGCACTTACTTTGCAGCAAGATCCTAATCCCTTCGAGATTATAGGGTGTCTTGAATAATTAGATTTTTCAATCAAGGCCAGGTAAGCCCCGACTCCGAGGATTGTGCAAAATTTTACCGCAGGCATATAGATGATATTCCGAGGATAAAATTTTACGTATG
Coding sequences within it:
- a CDS encoding lectin-like protein, with protein sequence MKKIVLAAIATSAFLVANSSIASACHIEAETLWTTNGHTYAIGSGVGTSGKTWEEANTWVKGYNTDKGLTGDDAWYLATITSAEENNFIFTLLSQYGQAWAGATDKTTEGTWEWVTSEAFTYDNWNAATHEPNNSGNEDFLELNRWTNTTTWNDLGSSRLCYWVVEKGGFSPVPEPATMLLFGSGIIGLAAANRKRSQKS
- the amrB gene encoding AmmeMemoRadiSam system protein B — its product is MTRMPAVADRFYPGDPNPLRRNIAKLTPLIAVSEKQTALAVVMPHAGYIYSGATAGATIARVEVPETVLIMGPNHHGRGAALALGTEDWQMPMGIVPIDQQLAEAILHSSPRIQADEAAHIYEHSLEVQVPFLQALQPALKIVPIVISALSFEACQQVARELALAIGCLRRPVLILASTDMSHYESRENASRKDHLALERILAMDAQGLYSTVVGQHISMCGIMPTTIALLAAQELGATKAELVRYTDSGEASGDTSQVVGYAGLVIS
- the mutY gene encoding A/G-specific adenine glycosylase: MIDKNNEADITDFRGRLLDWFEANQRPLPWRSTYEPYHVWISEIMGQQTQMDRVVQYFNRWIAQFPDVATVAHAPEQAILKAWEGLGYYSRARNIQRAAQQMLDQYEGAIPSEHKALLELPGIGPYTAAAILSIAFNLPFPLKDANVERVFARLADIESPVKQSATQKRIGTMAEALLDPESPRLYNQALMELGALICTPKKPACELCPVHMHCQALKKDTVEFRPLPSDKQKKIEIVMACTILHVNGEIFVQQRMADDIWGGLWEFPGGRLEEGEQPQEAAQRELAEETGYQVSKLEFFKTVVHHYTRYRVTLHGFLAQLDAPPAKPILSAAQDYAWVSPTGLAAYPYPAGHRMLVAALEEMDFPEIR
- the cysS gene encoding cysteine--tRNA ligase; amino-acid sequence: MSIKIYNTLSRKKEPLRPIEEGHVKLYVCGITSYDYCHIGHARSALVFDMVVRYLRHRGYKVTFVRNFTDIDDKIIKRANEQGIESSALALRFINEFYTDMDALGTLRPDLEPKATEHIQEMIDLVKELVDKGIAYPVDGDVYFRVNKFEGYGQLSGRGLEDMQAGARVEVNDRKEHPMDFVLWKGAKPGEPKWLSPWGDGRPGWHIECSAMSRKYLGDTFDIHGGGKDLVFPHHENEIAQSCAASGKHFANLWMHHGFVTIKDEKMSKSLGNFLTIRDVLKQYEPEVLRLFIFSTQYRNPLDFTEAALQDAETGLARIYECLAKVDELGATGDGDPVASSKDAKSLESLRDRFYKAMDNDFNTAQALGHLFEAIKGMNKVLRVLPEQPAAADVELLKKTAATFRELAEVVGLAQHNPAEVVAVTKAKVLAEITIGEEEINALIAKRNQARADKDWATSDEVRDQLLEHKIVLKDGPEGTTWEVKK
- a CDS encoding AmpG family muropeptide MFS transporter, coding for MNSTLWRQFFSPRMLVSFLMGFSCGVPLLLTSTVLQAWMKDAQVDLSVIGLYSLVGLPYTLKFLWAPIFDRFTLPLFGRRRGWMLTLQLILIVALIGLGLTDPGQSPWLVALAAFFVTFFSASQDIVVDAYRREDLSDNQLGLGSSFYVNGYRVGMLLAGSGGLILADLMAFSQVYLLMAGFLLVGVLTTLFCREPELTRGSPQTFTEAVVEPFVDYFKRDRALMLLLFILLYKLGDQMASTLTTPFYLDLGFSKTEIGALAKLFGFWSAIAGGLLGGMILLRIGIIRSLWIFGILQAVAILSFTGLALIGNSLTALAVAIILEQLTSGMGTSAYVAYMASLTNKRFTATQYALLSSCMGVPRVIIAAPAGWIAEHTGWPLFFIGCTLAALPGLMLLPMVSRQYHRDAQ
- the atzF gene encoding allophanate hydrolase; this translates as MQLDIAYLQSCYRKGSLTPTQLIAELRAACQKADPTIWIHLLTEEELTPYLERLARSTMEELPLYGIPFAIKDNIDLAGIPTTAACPEYSYLPQQSATVVQLLVDAGAIPLGKTNLDQFATGLVGTRSPYGGCTNSFDPDYISGGSSSGSAVAVAKGLCSFALGTDTAGSGRVPAAFNNLIGLKPSKGLISTQGVVPACRSLDCVSIFALCTGDAETVLQVTAQPDAGDPYSRQITHRSRKYSGKESCIFGVPQEDQLQFFGNATYEKAFHEAVARLEAIGGSKRVIDLQPFLDAAKLLYEGPWVAERTAAVGGFLADHPEAGYPVTRRIICESNTFSAVDCFQAQYRLQAFKATTDRILSQLDCLVLPTAGTCYTLKEVEENPITLNSNLGTYTNFMNLLDYCGIAVPTALTASVPFGVTLVGEAFSEERLLALAARLHEASNLPMGTGQSLPPKYSPVEVSDRTLLMVCGAHLQGLPLHYQLEELDAYLVEQTTTAPRYRMFALETQPPKPGLVRDAAQGAALEVEVYSIPLNNLGPFITQIPHPLGIGKVELKNGSWATGFIAEPVVMKEGKEVTGLGGWRRYLATRAE
- a CDS encoding TIGR03790 family protein, whose protein sequence is MPKPASQFLRIFLFSILFFSCLAAPTFALAPNEVMVIANARASNSLALAQYYMRKRGIDQKNLIKIAATWEERCSRQEFTQSILKPVREALAKRDPEHRIRCLVTMYGVPLAIKPQLPPYNTPKAKQPREMDSRASVDSELALVLTEKYPLDGWLPNPYFLGFQQQKTLLTKDQVLIVSRLDGPNPKIVRRIIDDALATEKKGLRGNAYFDARWPLPPEKKLQGYALYDASLHKAAEKISEAGQMTVTLDQNPALFQPGTCPKAALYCGWYSLGHYIDAFTWTRGAIGYHIASNECATLRRENSQVWCKRMLERGITATLGPVYEPYVQAFPLPDLFFSKLREGYLSLGETYLITLPFLSWQMVLIGDPLYQPFKPLDR